One Pichia kudriavzevii chromosome 3, complete sequence genomic window carries:
- a CDS encoding uncharacterized protein (PKUD0C08520; similar to Saccharomyces cerevisiae YKR009C (FOX2); ancestral locus Anc_2.521): MAQISLKDKVVIITGSGGGLGKVYALQFASRGAKVVVNDLGGTLSGSGGSTKAADVVVEEIRRNGGVAVANYDNLVTNPQGILQTALDSFGTVDILINNAGILKDASFKKMTEKQFTDVLDVHLNGAFKLTKLCWEIFKNKNYGRIIMTASPAGLYGNFGQANYSCAKLALVGFGETLAKEGLKYNIKTNIISLLARSRMTETVLPPDVLEKLSPEKIAPLVLLLISEQCPSTGSIYEVAAGMFAQIKWQRSKGLYLNPKSDTFTPEAILNRFTEIFNFKEGFDYPTMLKDYNKVWEITSKLKPNNQGSTKINSIKGKVVIVTGSGSGLGKSHALWFARYGAKVVVNDFNDPNPVVEEIKRLGGKAVGSKHDVYSQAEDIVKTAIDSFGTVDILINNAGILRDRSFIKMSEREWNQVIQIHVLATYRLCKLVWPIFTDKKSGFIVNTTSTSGIYGNFGQANYASAKAGILAFTRTLAIEGKKIGIKCNAIAPHAETAMTKTIFKENELNKFSTSQVSPIVVLLCAEENGGLTGELFEVGAGWIGNTRWQRAKGAVSQDENITPEFIQEHWNEVIDFSNPITLKSAEESSVAILQAVGDDEEEEEDDDEKEEMEKDDEDEDEEHGDTEEGVYTYDQYKLILYNISVGATSKELKYVYESNSNFQAIPTFGVIPFMSGDDGGLNFDDIIENYNPMKLLHGEHYLKINKFPIPTSGKLKTKSFPLEARNKGKKSVLLRSGYKTYEKDGDLLFTNVGSYFIRDGQTQSGKDEIFSKEAEGISNFYLKDFEAAGPPDFEGQFKTDENQAVLYRLNADYNPLHVDPAFAKGGNFDKPILHGLCFFGISAKVLMDHYGLFDEIKARFTSFVYPGETLKILAWRSGNLVKFQTWCVERNTKVIDFAAIKLVGGGIPSKL; the protein is encoded by the coding sequence atggcgCAAATCTCTCTCAAGGATAAGGTTGTAATTATTACTGGTTCAGGTGGTGGTTTAGGAAAAGTCTATGCACTTCAGTTTGCTTCAAGAGGTGCTAAAGTTGTTGTTAATGATCTTGGTGGTACTTTAAGTGGTTCTGGCGGCTCAACAAAGGCGGCCGACGTGGTTGTGGAGGAGATCAGGAGAAATGGAGGTGTGGCTGTTGCAAATTATGATAATTTGGTTACGAATCCGCAGGGAATCTTGCAGACCGCATTGGATAGTTTTGGAactgttgatattttaatCAACAATGCtggaattttgaaagacgcaagtttcaaaaagatGACAGAGAAACAGTTTACGGATGTTTTGGACGTGCACCTAAATGGTGCCTTTAAATTGACCAAACTATGTTGGGAAATctttaaaaataaaaactatGGTAGAATTATCATGACTGCCTCACCAGCTGGGTTATATGGTAACTTTGGTCAGGCAAACTACTCGTGTGCCAAATTGGCACTTGTTGGGTTTGGTGAAACTTTGGCCAAGGAAGGACTCAAATACAATATAAAAACTAATATTATATCTCTTTTAGCAAGATCAAGAATGACTGAAACAGTTTTACCTCCTGATGTCTTGGAAAAATTATCGCCCGAAAAAATAGCACCATTGGTTCTATTATTAATTTCGGAGCAATGTCCATCCACAGGCTCTATTTATGAAGTTGCGGCTGGAATGTTTGCACAAATTAAATGGCAAAGATCAAAAGGCTTATATCTGAATCCAAAAAGCGATACTTTTACACCAGAAGCTATTCTTAATAGGTTTACTGAgatttttaattttaagGAAGGATTTGATTATCCAACCATGCTAAAGGATTACAACAAGGTTTGGGAGATTACCTCTAAATTAAAACCAAACAATCAAGGATCCACCAAAATTAATTCAATTAAAGGCAAAGTTGTCATTGTTACTGGTTCTGGTAGTGGTTTAGGTAAATCCCATGCCCTTTGGTTTGCAAGATATGGAGCAAAAGTTGTGGTgaatgatttcaatgatcCAAATCCcgttgttgaagaaataaaaaggtTGGGTGGAAAAGCAGTTGGTTCTAAACATGATGTATATTCGCAAGCTGAAGACATTGTTAAAACTGCGATTGATTCCTTTGGTACAGTTGATATCTTGATCAACAATGCAGGAATATTGAGAGATCGATCATTCATCAAGATGTCCGAAAGGGAATGGAACCAAGtgattcaaattcatgtgTTAGCCACATATAGGTTGTGCAAATTGGTCTGGCCAATATTTACCGACAAAAAATCAGGTTTTATTGTGAatacaacatcaacatcaggTATTTATGGTAATTTTGGTCAGGCTAATTATGCTTCTGCAAAGGCTGGTATATTAGCGTTTACAAGGACTTTGGCCATTGAAGGTAAAAAGATAGGTATTAAATGTAATGCCATTGCTCCACATGCTGAAACTGCAATGACCAAGACGatatttaaagaaaatgaacttaATAAGTTTTCAACTTCGCAGGTATCTCCCATAGTTGTGCTATTGTGTGCCGAGGAAAATGGTGGTTTGACTGGAGAGTTATTTGAGGTTGGGGCTGGTTGGATTGGCAACACTAGATGGCAAAGAGCCAAAGGTGCTGTTTCTcaagatgaaaatattaCACCTGAATTTATTCAAGAACATTGGAATGAGGTTATTGACTTTAGTAATCCAATTACCTTGAAATCTGCAGAAGAATCATCAGTAGCTATTTTACAAGCagttggtgatgatgaagaagaagaagaagatgatgatgagaaggaggagatggaaaaagatgatgaagatgaagatgaagaacaCGGTGATACAGAAGAAGGAGTTTACACGTATGATCAATATAAACTCATTCTTTATAATATCTCTGTTGGTGCCACTAGTAAAGAACTCAAATATGTCTATGAGTCTAATAGTAATTTCCAAGCAATTCCTACATTTGGGGTTATTCCTTTTATGAGTGGGGATGATGGTGGATTGAATTTCGACGATATTATTGAGAACTACAACCCTATGAAACTATTACATGGCGAACATTACCTCAAGATCAacaaatttccaattcCCACCAGCGGCAAGTTGAAGACTAAGTCTTTCCCACTTGAAGCACGTAATAAAGGCAAGAAAAGCGTTTTATTGCGTTCCGGTTATAAAACATACGAAAAAGATGGAGATTTACTATTTACCAACGTCGGGTCATACTTCATTAGAGATGGCCAAACCCAAAGCGGTAAGGACgaaattttttcaaaagaagcAGAAGGCATATCAAACTTCTACCTAAAAGATTTTGAAGCGGCTGGTCCACCTGATTTTGAGGGGCAATTCAAAACAGATGAAAACCAAGCTGTTCTTTATCGCCTCAATGCAGATTATAATCCCCTACATGTAGATCCGGCTTTTGCTAAAGGTGGTAATTTTGATAAACCTATTTTGCATGGACTTTGTTTCTTCGGTATTAGTGCAAAAGTACTAATGGATCACTATGgtttatttgatgaaattaaggCTAGATTTACTAGTTTCGTTTACCCTGGCGAGACGTTGAAAATTCTAGCTTGGAGATCAGGAAACCTCGTTAAATTTCAAACCTGGTGTGTTGAAAGAAACACAAAggttattgattttgcagCAATTAAATTGGTCGGTGGTGGAATCCCATCCAAATTATAG
- a CDS encoding uncharacterized protein (PKUD0C08530) — MTVFTTIINPEDFHDPRFHSPTLVSPTVQFQLLPMRYLTTYNLQHYLFDIHRLPAETHNNSILSVAISNVSFEGYGSINLLKDQFDILWDNSKLKRLDIDFTRFSFKDRIFGRVVSLINHILKNTEYNAFLSVTLAIEKNMNLSDESMKILNLLHAEYININMINLLVPKEFKRRGKTWADMLKTILSNVEMQLRGYDAENTHFIGNIEKYIGITLDCDITNDDISSIRHSVRNTVIHGERKNITDDELMVIWNWSNNIGLGQLQIKSYLTNSKNVKKFLERNQLRLQNYNSLTLPKDALLQLANEVSGGRSLSMASVESMVTIDDYVPIPYFEVQRGLPDYETALNDKVNEFNFSENDNNTLQKLPSYTSQFYVPKNQ; from the coding sequence ATGACTGTATTCACTACAATAATCAATCCAGAAGATTTCCATGATCCAAGGTTCCATTCACCAACACTGGTTTCTCCAACTGTTCAATTTCAGTTACTTCCGATGAGGTATTTAACAACATACAATTTACAGCATTACCTTTTCGATATACACCGGCTACCAGCAGAAACACACAACAACAGTATACTGTCGGTAGCCATATCTAACGTATCATTTGAAGGTTATGGTTCTATCAATCTCCTAAAGGACCAATTTGATATACTTTGGGACAATTCGAAACTGAAAAGGTTGGATATTGATTTTACCAGATTTTCATTCAAAGATCGAATTTTTGGGAGggttgtttctttgatcaACCATATTCTGAAAAATACAGAATATAATGCATTTTTAAGTGTAACTCTTGccattgagaaaaatatgAATCTGTCGGATGAATCcatgaagatattgaatttattaCATGCTGAATATATTAACATCAACATGATAAACCTACTAGTTCCTAAAGAGTTTAAAAGACGAGGAAAAACGTGGGCAGATATGCTGAAAACGATCTTGTCTAATGTGGAGATGCAACTACGAGGTTATGATGCTGAAAATACACATTTTATAggaaacattgaaaaatatattggAATTACCTTGGATTGTGATATCACTAATGACGATATATCATCGATTCGACATTCTGTTCGTAATACTGTGATTCATGGcgaaagaaaaaacattaCAGATGATGAGCTTATGGTTATATGGAACTGGTCTAACAATATTGGGTTGGGACAGTTACAAATAAAATCTTACTTAACAAACTCGAAAAACGTCAAAAAGTTCCTTGAAAGAAACCAGTTACGTCTGCAAAACTATAACTCTTTAACATTACCAAAAGATGCCTTACTACAACTAGCAAACGAAGTTTCGGGAGGCAGGTCGCTATCCATGGCATCCGTGGAATCTATGGTTACAATTGACGACTATGTACCTATTCCATATTTCGAAGTGCAAAGGGGTCTACCTGATTATGAGACTGCCTTAAATGATAAGGTAAACGAATTCAATTTCTCggaaaatgataataataCACTCCAAAAATTACCCAGTTATACATCACAATTCTATGTTCCAAAGAACCAATAA
- a CDS encoding uncharacterized protein (PKUD0C08540), protein MRLLRLTFLTYIKLVVLLFLALLGYLLYSTNFEWPKVLLTPTEQSELSIEYRPYHQFIDPKLSLEEKCRAYFTHLFKEQPDWTLTPKLGESFSHAEKTKSQDLVHLNLYNHCYMSNDFAIVPEWDEKMYPYLSRKLPVFQHWSGVQSYGKPEKGDAKIDELSVDSYKRQGVSMEPVDKGVPFWRYFKANLEGRGIIVSLSDNYVKEATKLIGNLKALSNTLPIQFFHRGDLSNDGKLKLTQALMKNNEQPLFDIWFVDVSPCLNEEYKGSFGSFFNKMLAYGFNTFKEVVLLDTDVAIFKSLEDLFKTKVYKEANTLFFKDRSAELRLGEDYYQFIQDTAPSLIDHQIFNMPYISPKHFESEYFAGRYFHYMEAGLFLINRELYWNGVLMALWLSNVEPFRAATWGEKEHFWLGLVMSGFDKYKFDDYWTGNVGKLLLAEGGDRYKICSAHPAHALAETNELIWLNSGITNCHKMSDDMLRDDIEHVSDIGVDIKSKEELNKYYKQAVDFDAFIIPPDYKPGSEFPPTDGVSLCNRYYYCVYEEIGQEPDQKGKKWEFSESQIEWYKNVAEKYLSA, encoded by the coding sequence ATGCGCTTATTGAGATTGACGTTCCTTACTTATATCAAGCTTGTCGTGTTGCTGTTTCTGGCGTTGCTTGGATATCTCTTGTACTCTACTAATTTTGAGTGGCCAAAAGTTCTGCTTACTCCTACAGAACAGTCCGAGTTGTCTATTGAATATAGACCATACCATCAGTTTATTGACCCGAAACTATCGCTAGAGGAGAAATGCCGTGCTTATTTCACTCATTTGTTCAAGGAGCAGCCGGATTGGACGTTGACGCCAAAACTAGGCGAATCATTTTCTCATGCAGAGAAGACCAAATCTCAAGACTTGGTCCATTTGAATCTCTACAACCATTGCTACATGTCTAACGATTTTGCCATTGTGCCGGAATGGGACGAAAAGATGTACCCATATTTGAGCAGGAAGCTTCCTGTGTTTCAGCACTGGAGCGGTGTGCAGAGCTATGGGAAGCCAGAGAAAGGAGATGCAAAGATAGACGAGCTCAGTGTGGATAGCTACAAACGCCAGGGGGTGAGCATGGAACCGGTGGATAAAGGAGTCCCCTTTTGGAGGTATTTCAAGGCAAACCTTGAAGGTAGAGGTATTATTGTCTCATTGTCGGACAATTATGTCAAGGAAGCAACTAAGTTAATTGGCAATTTGAAGGCTTTGAGTAATACGTTGCCTATTCAGTTTTTCCACCGGGGTGACTTGTCCAATGATGGGAAACTGAAGTTGACACAGGCtttgatgaagaacaaCGAGCAACCTTTGTTTGATATCTGGTTTGTAGATGTTTCACCATGCTTGAATGAGGAATACAAGGGTTCTTTTGGAagtttttttaataaaatgCTAGCCTATGGATTCAATACTTTCAAAGAAGTGGTCTTATTAGATACCGATGTTGCTATTTTCAAGTCTTTGGAGgatttgttcaaaactAAAGTGTATAAAGAGGCAAatactttgtttttcaaagacaGAAGTGCAGAACTAAGATTAGGTGAGGATTATTATCAGTTTATCCAAGATACCGCTCCTTCATTAATCGACcatcaaattttcaacatgCCTTATATTAGTCCTAAGCACTTTGAAAGTGAATATTTTGCAGGTAGATATTTCCACTATATGGAGGCAGGTCTCTTCTTGATTAACAGGGAGTTATATTGGAATGGGGTATTGATGGCCCTATGGCTATCCAATGTCGAGCCATTTAGAGCTGCAACTTGGggagaaaaagaacattTTTGGCTGGGGTTGGTGATGTCCGGGTTTGATAAATACAAGTTCGATGATTATTGGACTGGTAATGTTGGGAAACTACTGCTAGCTGAAGGTGGTGATCGTTACAAAATTTGTTCTGCACATCCTGCACATGCCCTTGCCGAAACGAATGAGTTAATTTGGTTGAATTCTGGTATTACCAATTGTCATAAAATGTCTGACGATATGCTACGTGACGATATTGAACATGTATCTGATATTGGCGTTGATATAAAGAGtaaagaagaattgaatAAATACTATAAACAAGCAGTTGACTTTGATGCTTTTATTATCCCCCCGGATTACAAACCTGGGAGTGAATTCCCACCAACAGACGGAGTTAGTCTCTGTAATAGATACTACTATTGTGTTTATGAGGAAATTGGACAAGAGCCCGATCAAAAGGGTAAAAAATGGGAATTCTCCGAATCCCAAATCGAGTGGTATAAAAATGTTGCTGAGAAGTATCTATCTGCATAG